AGAGATAAAAGCAAGCGCAAAATGCTTTTTAGATTCTGCTTAAGGTTTTACACTTGCTTAGAATTTTAATCTACTTAATCAGTGCGCTAATTTCCTTAAAACATTCGTTTTTAGATTCTGGCATCGCGCCAAAAAGTAGCGATTCCACACAAGAGATATGCGCCCCCTTGCTTCGCATTAGCTCTATGGCGTTTAGATGATTTTCCTGCGTGCGCGAGCTTAGCCCATCTTGTGCCACCCACACAGCTAGCCCCAAATTGAGCGCGTGCAAGACGCTTTGAAGCACGCAGATATGGCTTTCAATCCCACAGATTATGAGATTTTTCGCCCCACTTCGCACGATGAAGTCCGTAATTTGCGTATTCCCAAAAATACTAAAACTTGTCTTTTCTAGCACAGCGACATTGTCTTTGTCAAACTCCACGCGATTATCGGTGCTGCCAAGCCCTTTTGGGTATTGCTCGGTTATGAGTGTGCGCACCCCCAAAATCCCCGCACCTTTTAGCAAGGTGTTGGCATTTTTGATGAGATTTCGCTCGCTAAACATTAGCGGGGCTAGCCTTTCTTGAATGTCTATCACAACCAAAAGTGCCTCGCTAGGCTTATAGAGCCCATATTCAAAGGTTTTCATTTTACCCCCTTTGTTTTATAAATCTTACGGATTTTGTGATTTTGCGCTTAGGGCTTGCAAATGCTAAGATTGACAAACGCTAAATAAACACTAAATAAGG
This genomic stretch from Helicobacter macacae MIT 99-5501 harbors:
- a CDS encoding isochorismatase family protein translates to MKTFEYGLYKPSEALLVVIDIQERLAPLMFSERNLIKNANTLLKGAGILGVRTLITEQYPKGLGSTDNRVEFDKDNVAVLEKTSFSIFGNTQITDFIVRSGAKNLIICGIESHICVLQSVLHALNLGLAVWVAQDGLSSRTQENHLNAIELMRSKGAHISCVESLLFGAMPESKNECFKEISALIK